AGATACAATGTGTTCTTGTGTATTCCACTGTGTGGATGTTAGCATGGACTGGTTTGACTATAAATTGAAATAAAGTAGCACAATGCAAGCCAGATACAACATTCAATTATACTCCCTGGATGGGATGCCAATCCAACACAGGGCAACAATAAAAGaacactaaaacaacaagtGAAACTTTTCACTGAGTGACCAGAGGTGAGATCTGGAGGGTCATCCTATCTGAAATTGCTTTCACTGTGCACCAATCCATGCCCCATCCCAACCCCCCATTCTCCCCAAAGGCTACACCACCCAAGTACTCTACATATAATTATGCTAAACTTTTTTCTTAACATCATTTTGTTCTCTTAATGTGACACACAAAGGAACAAAGTTATCCTATTAACACACTGCTTATAAAGCCAAATCACAAAATTCTTACCTTGGCCGTGGTGGACATAGCTCCAGCCATCTTTATCTGAGAGTTCATGACCTTGGTCTGTGTGGACATGGAGGTCACCTTGGAGCTCACAGCATAGGTTCGGTTCTTTTGCTTCCTTAGCTCAACCAACTGCTTAGCCAGGATCTTGCAGGCATCTCTGTTTCCAGTCTTGGCCATTTTCTTGATTTCCATTTCCTGTTCAAAGCAAACAGATTTATACTAATATTGTAAGTATGTTGTAACATCAAGATGTGTAAAAAATGATCTGAAAATATCTAATATAATATCTGAGTTTgcataaaaaatacacaattcTTCAAGAATCAATTGATGTAAATATATGTTGACTGAGTTAATACTGATGTAGCATTTATAATCAATATTGACATccatttccttcaggatcaagtgtctgtctatctatctatctatctatctatctatctatctatctatctatctatctatctatctatctatctatatatatatatatatatatatatccatctatatatccatctatctgtccgtccgtccgtccatccatccatccatccatccatccatccatccatctatctatctatctcatcTAGTCTATGCCAGATTCAACATTTTATCTTTATCAAATTGATGGTGTTGCAAAGGTAAGTGCTTAACATTAAAAGGAGCAATGACTAAACATTAAAAGATAGATTGATAAACCTTTATTAATCCTGAGGAAAATTGTTTAAGGGGGTGTGGCCCGTAtgtggatcgaacccacgaccttggcgtTGTTAGCACctcgctctaaccaactgagctaaccagccagTACAAAAGAACttatttccttatttattttacattgattAGTTAAACACTGGTATGAAGTCCTTTAGTCTTTTGTTATCATTACTTGTACATCCCTGATAATGGAATGCAGTGGACATTATCACCACCAAAAATTCTACATTTCCAGTTTACACAGCCTCAGACTAACTATAAATCTggccagtggtagtgggctagaatCCACTACCCAAGCACTCTATGTATTTCCTTATTAACTTTACTGTATTGTAAGCTCATTCTAAAACTGACAATAGtgaaatactaataaattaagCCTAGTCCTTCATGAGCAAAAATGGGCCACTATTCCAAAAATGTGTCACAATGAAACAAGTGCAAACTACATATCAATACCCATCCaaccacagagagagctgcTGAATTTGCACCACTGATTAAATCCCTCAATGCATTCCCACTTCATCATAACAACTGTACGACTGTGCCACATTATGTCCCATCATGACAGATGACTCACTGGTCTTGTGCCTCATCCCGTCACAACCACAAAATGACCGAAAAAGAGATTTTTATTGTTGAAACATGCTCATGAAAATCAGATGCTGTCATcatgattattaatattgtatgaTGGGGTGAAACAGAAACTGTGAAACACGGCTTGTTAGGAATGTTTTATAGCTGTGTCAACCACAAGAGCCTGAATCTTGTCTGTTAGTGGAGCAACAGTAATAGACTGATGTCTTGAGCATTGCGGTATTCTGTCTAGAGACAGACAGCAGATCTACTATCATAAAGAATAGTGAAGTAAGCCCTGACAGCTTTGTGTTGAACCTGCAAAtggaaaatctgttttttagtGCTTATTTAGGGCTAGAACATCAATTAGTGGGTGTGGAGAATACTTTATAAACAGACATCTCAACAATTTCACTACTGGCTCTTTTTGTTAAAATTCCTATGTCCTACAACAAAATACAATTACTTATAATATAAATGAACCCTaatgaaaaattttaaatattttttaaaatgtgctctatataatatacatttaacaCAAATATCTTTagatatttctttttaaatatgaaaattCAAGGaaaattacagtttttctcaattgctttggtgcatttatctgatcagaattaaaattctcataactgttagttcaacctccacaagattttgtcatttgtgcacatcatagtagtcattccttccaacaaattgcaaatgcttttggacatgcatcaattgctttcatacaattctctgctgttttataacattatcatttgcttatgtcatgtcagacaaaatgaactatacttatgaatgctgaatagtcattccctatgaaactaatagtcctcatttcattgcttgaatcattacatacaaaaatgcaactaactagttgtcaaaatcagtatgttgtatgttccagagtgtcttgtactcatttacctcacaaaatacagtaatgtgtaacttaactgtagatttcaaatgggtgtgctaatagtgtatagtgctgtcttgagcattttcaggtagtcaccatgatctgacttttttgccttggaaaacaCAGAGTGAACTGTtataatgaaaacatgacaaagccatttgactatcttgttcataaacaatggtgtcaggactttttattttgatgacactgacactttcattgaCATGAATACTTGCTTTTGAATAAACTATGGAATAAACTATCCATTTTGAGCAAGTGACACGCTTTTGCAGGTTATCAActaggttttgcagtttgtattaattgttttgagaaatgcacttactgttgtgcaaatgttaatagtgatgtgagaaatgcaccaaagcgactgagaaaaactgtgaCTACTGGGGTAGTATCtgtaattggatggatggatggatggatggatggatggatggatggatggatggatggatggatggatagatagatagatagatagatagatagatagatagatagatagatagatagatagatagatagatagatagactaacagaaagacagagagacagatagcCTTTGTCCCCATTTATTTTCAAACCCATTTACCATTTGCTTCTCTTGTCTTTCCAGAGCTGCACGGTCTCTGCTGATTTGTCTTTGCGTGCCTCTCAGCTCCTTTGTCTGGTCTTTGATTATATCTGTGTCAGAAACGGATGAGGAGAAAAGTGTAAAGAAAGTTTCAGAAATTCAATTACAGTTGACTGAGCTGAAACTGAGCCCTTCCCTAATCCATAATCCATGCACAGCCCTaactaaatggacaaaagtattgggacaccccgtGTACTTACTgatttcatgtgtttcagccataacaattgCTAGCAGAGGTATTAAATCAATCTCACCAAGGTTTAACAAGCTCTCAGccttactgaacagctttggaatgaaatgGAACCTCAATTGaagcttttttgaccaacaacagtgcccagctatacaagTGCTCTTTTGACCCAATGgaaacaaattccaacagacatcaCAGATTCCgtagtcttgtgagaagccatcTCACTCCTATTTCTATACGGGCTTCCAATGTCTTGGCTGGAACAGCCACACAAACCCCATACTCCACCCCCCAATTTTTATACAATCCATAAAAATGATCAATATGAAAGATTCAGATAAAGTTAAAATCATCTTCTGTAGGAAATTAACCAAATTATCTAGTTCAATTAGTGCTTTCAAATAACGTTTAGAAGGAGAGATTAAAAGTCAAACACATACTTTAAGAATAAGTGTTTGTCTCTTCTGCAGTTTTTATTtgaaaattataataacaattagTAATAGCCATGTAAGAACACATTACTGTGTAATTAaacattattactttttaataagttgCTTCAAGCCAGCAACACAGCTGTTCGTGTAAGCTGGAATTTGTCTCTGTCTAAGCTGTCTACCGTTTCCATAAACATACATGAATACATGATTGGCATAAAGCCACAAATGTGAACATCAAAATTTGCTTTAAAATTACCATGACAAAACTAAGACTGGCTTGGATATTGAATGTCATTGCAGTGTAAGCCATTACAAACAGTTTTTCTTAACAATTTACAGTTTACAATTCACAATTCACTGGTGGAGGCTGTCGTTCCCAGTACACACATCCTGACTAATGTATACTCACTAATGTATAGCACAttcaattaataatttaatcacATGCATAACAGTCTGATTGCATACAGAATTATAAAAGCAGAAAATTCCAgcattataaaattaaaaataatttaaacataaTCGACTAAATACTTgatttaaattgatttatttagaataattatattatttgtaaaagATACATCATTTCTCATACAACAATATTTAGCTGTTTAGCAAAGTTCAagattaaaagaaaattaataaaataatagataaatCCTTGAACATCATGAGGTAATCTATGCAACAAGAATAGATTAGATTTTAGATTTTATCAATTGTATGTATGCTATCATATACCCTTCattctaaaaatgtaaataaaaaataaattctttaataaagaacttaaaacaaTTTTTGAAATGTAGCAAAAAGACAGATAATGGAAGGGCCCATTGAAATGGTACAGACtgcaaaaactgttttttttatccattTCATGTTTCATTTCATTACTTAAACCATAATCCAAAACCAACGCATagttaaaaaatttttatatttaaaataaataagtaaataaataaaaccaagcACTAGAATGGAGAAATCTCTATATATTGTAAAAGTGGTACACaaagtattatttaattaatttaatgaataataaaatagttcAGAACACTTTCTATGTTAAAACGTTCTATGTTAAACAAGTGTATATAAACtttaaatataaagtttaatAAAACCAAGAACTAAAATGGAAAAATCATCTTTATGAATTGTAAAAGTGGTacaaaaagtattatttaattaattcaataaataataaaatagttcaAAATACTTTCTATGTTCAacaggtgtttataaacttgAAATATAAAGTTTAATAAAACCAAGCACTAGAATGGAGAAATAATCTCTATGAATTGTAattaacaaatacaaaaagtatttttaattaatttgataaataattaaagtcCAAAATACTTTCTATGTTTAACAGGTGTACATAaactttgaatataaagttttTTAGCATTGATCATCCAAGAATGATTACGTAAGCGCTAACTACTTTCATAAGCTACGTAAAAGGTGACGTATTCCGAAACGTATCAGAGGGAGGGTCGTCGTCCATGTAAGAAGACTAACCAACTGTGCCATCTCAAAGTACCATAGACAACGGGTTGGCGCGCTGGCACTTTACTAATACTACATTGACACTACATTGACCTCAATGCACGGATGCTGGAACTTGGATGGGAGAAACCTACTGCACAGTAATGACAAAGTAATAAGACCATGTAGGTAACATGTAAGTAATGACATGATTTTACTGTATTCATATGTAATAACACCTTTTTGGCACAATCAGTAGTTATTATAGTTGTTACAGGTAGTCTATACTTCAAGTGAATGATGGTAGAGTGATGAAGATATACATTTGCTATAGTTTAGGAAACTAgtatcattttaattattaggatttttggGGGGAAAATTAGGATTTCTTCTGTGAATGCTAAAAACTGTaactgtatattagacaattggtgtTGGTTCTGCTAGAGGCATTAAATGCAAGTCtgattatttgtatattttaccCATtcgttttgttttgttgtattgATTTGTTTACATAATTTGGATTTTTAATTTTTAGGATACACTTAATGTGACTAAGGCAAATTTAAGaaatacacatttaaattaaagcATGCTGAAAGTATAATGTACAATGACTAGCCTGTTCAATTTAAATTGAACAAATGCATTAAAACTACTTTGTTCCTAAACTGgcttaataaatgtaatgaatatCTGCATTTTCATTgttaaactactactactaatgacTACCCAAGGAAACCTATAATAAGTCTTAGTAAGATTTtacaatataaagaaaaatgaaGGATAAAAATGCTGTCCACTGGTGTAGGCTAGTGCAGTAAAATCGATTTTCAATAAAATTGCTGAATTTTCAATAAAATTCAGAAATTATGTAAGCAGGAACCAAGCACATTGATTGGCCCCACTGAGCATCAAAGGCAGGATCCCAATGACTACATGGATTTTGATTTAAGAAAGggtgataatagtaatatatttttaaaactatattACAATATGCatgtttgtaaatattgtaGGTTTGCTCTGTATTTCTATAACTGATTAACTACGTTGCTACTTCGAGCTGATTGGATGTAAAAATGTTAGGATGTAAAAATGTTAGGATGTAAAAATGTCCTGCTTTTTATACTTTTCACAttgtataataaacaataagtaatatatgatatatatatatatatatatacagtatatatatatatatatatatataggtaagCAAAATATCATAAACAGGCAAAAATTTATTGAAAACgtactttttatttacatttgctatATACAGCATAGGagaatatacaatatatttctGAAATATGGAAATATCATTAGGAAAAGACTACATATGATTCTGGATAGTGGAAAAAAATTTTCTTTTAATGGCAGTAATGCAAAGCCATTATTAAACTTAATAATATTAAGttaatattataaacattattaaaaaattctTTTTGCCAGATACCGACCATACCAGTATGGATGCTCTACCATACTTTACATTGTACTTTACACTGTTACAGCGGACCCTTAAAGGTATCATTTACATTGTGCTTCACACAAATCCATTAAGGTATAAATACTATGGTAAAACTGGATTAATAACCTTTTGTTGTTGTTCAGGGGTACatattttgtaatataataatgccATTAAGTCTAGATTCATAACTCATAACATATAATTCTGTTTATAGTGGCTCATAGATGTGATGGTTCAAATCTGGGTTACATCTTGTGTATGTGGTACTTGAAAGGATTTtgcaaccattaaaaaaaaaccctgccaCCAATCCATGAGCGTCTTGTGGTgaacaatattttttttctgatgtTGTTTGTCCAAGTTTGCATATATAATTGTGTTCCATTTGCACTGTTCTGTCATTTTTTAAGTTTCTGACTGACACATTATGTTTTAGATACCCAATTCAGTCTCCGTCCAACTCCAATATGTGACAAGAGCTAATAGAGCTGTTTGTATGAGAGATGAGAGCTGTATAAGAGTGacatatattattgttattcattttttctgtgtttgtagtgtttttatttaaaaataacagtaaacaaaagtaaaaatatctattttttaattaataacattacCTAACTGTATTAATTAGGTGCTGAACAAATTAAAACCATCTTATATGTTATATTCTTCAAAAACACCCATATTTTGCTTTGATAAGTCTTGCCAACTCTTGCCATTCTCTTACTTGGCTTTATCATCATAGCTTTTTCATCAATGTGGCAGGAGAGCTTACACATGCTAATGTTTACACATTTAAAACTCTAAACTGAGTATACACAACCGTTTAATCTAGTGACCACTGCTCTCCCAGTTGACTGATTATTGAGTAATGTAAACTATTTTCTAATAACAGTATTCATGCaaacaaaaagaacaaacaaTTTTAAAGAATTACAATAGCTTTGTTAGAAAAGACTTAAATTAtggctttaattattattataattattattgttttttgttgttgttattcgtggaagtagtattagtagttgtagtagtagcagctgtagtattattattaatactagtagtgttgtaatattaataaaattgatGCTGTTATAATTGTTGTAGTAGAATATTATTTGCAGCAGTgtcataatataaataaaaagtaaataatataaaaagtaataataataaagtattatttcaatgttaacAGTAGCATCGATTTTATTAATTAGTTAACActgttatttctttttattattaatgttattgttagTCCAGTAGCAGTACATGTTATTAATGtgagtagtagtagcagtatttgTTGTTATAATAGTAGTGTCCTTAAATATATCATCATGAAGCAATTACAATGTTACAATAGTTATCGTTTACATAGATTGTTACTTACGAAATAATAACTGGTATAATTTGTTCAGAAGttataacacatacacacataacacaagtacacacatatTTTCCACGGTTATAAGgttttaatgaaaaataattGTGTATAAAAGCACAAAGTATGAATTAACCGCATCAAAACAAAAAGTAACTTACCGTCAACAGTCTTCTTCTTAAAGAGAGATGCCATGACAATGAATTATACTTTTAAATACAGGGACTATTGTAATAAAGCCCGGAATCTTCCTCCACCGGTCAGTCTATCTATTTAAACCTGGAGTTTCTTGTTTCACATGCGGTCTGAGTTTCCCCTCACATCAACACCTCACACTGCACTGATTCAACCCGGCTCTGACGTCATCACGCTCTCAAGCCTCACGCTCTTTCTGTCGCGCGCTCTAGAGGGCGATACATACACTATTACATacactataacacacacacacacacacacacacacacacacacacagagcaatttTAATGTGCGTTCTtctcacacatatactgtacctaCATTGAATGTTGCTTGTGTGATGACGCTGTATGTCACAATATAATGTTTGTATACACTTTTAttatgggtctgttcgaaaacctagtgagctgccttgctgtcttactgcctacgtaggcagctgcctaagtaagagggttctaataagtcatcgacttataagtcatgTTATTcaaatgcactacttagacagcgatttaATCAgatttcgcttactaagctaacacagttagcctcaggccattcaaaccaatgggatgagaagaagaatatatacatatacagttgtacggTACAATTCAATTCTTTCTTCTCATATCCCTGCTTGTTTGGaacctggggtcagagcgcagggtcagccatcttacggcgcccctggagcagacagggttaagggtcttgctcaaggacccaacagtggctgcatagcagagcctggatttgaaccgccaatcttccggttgatagcccagtggcacaacacgctagcatgtcaactaacatctccctccttgtactgaaaacggttaaattcgctgacaagcctgaattatcaaataaatgacaattcaattcaatgataatttatttacgtttgaaaataactccgccaaatttgtcattttttgtgaaagaagttgtgccgcactgaatgctggtattgccttcaccactaaggcagcatcggatcctccctcattattctgtcaaaataccattcaaatttaaggtgccttagtagacagcattttaagccatctaagaattcgaacagcctccttctcgggagcgcacgtacgatgacgtaaaatgctgtctatgtagagagatcactaggctttcgaacacaccctatatctCCTTGCTTTCTATTGACTATGTAATGTATTTCCCGTATGTGTATAACATATTTAATCTTGCTGATCTAACATAAAACTGCACTGAAGTACCTCTGCCTCACTGAAGGGGGTGCATGAGCCTGTTTGTATTGAATGAGTATGAACTGAATGAACACGGAGGTTGCAGAGTTTCCACTGCACCACTGTCCAgaggtggtgtgctttacaccagggttttttcaaactttttttcaagcgagccacattttgtccatgattttttacgtGACCCAGGCAAGACAATTACCTTACTCTGtctatacaagatgtaacataaagcctccacaagggggcctTACCCTTACcaagggtttgaaaaaccctgcttaACACCACTTCAGCCAATGCTTGACATTAAGCATGAAGACCATAGGCTAAAGATGATTCTATGCATGCATAGACTGCCATAAAAACCAAATCCATGaagtttttataaatattattccTGCTACTGTTGCTTCCAAAAGGTCATTGGAAATTGGCTCTGGACCCACCACTACCCTGATTGGTATAATgcggttaatgaaaataaatacatctatgAATTTAAACCAATgagattttattcttttatttgcatttgcattGTGATAAAGTGTTGCTTTTGTCTAATCTGATCAGAATGTTTTCTTCTGTGTTGACTGTTCAGCTGTTCCCTCAACTCAAACAGAGATCTGAAATGGAAAAGACAGGCACACAAAATGAGGTTATGGGATTACTCAACCACAGCAAAAGACCGGAAGCCAAGAAGATGAGTGAAGCTGCACAGGGTGACTTTGGAAGGGCCAGCGTAGCCTGTGTGTTGCCTCCAGCAGTTTTTTCTCTCTGAGGAGGAGCTGGTCATCCTAAAGCAATTTTCTTTTAAGGTTATTAGGAAGATGTTTTCATACAATCAGCAGTGTTGGCAACAGGGACTGGCACTAAACGTTTTCATAATGATAATATGCCCACTGGTGATCAGTCTGCCCCCAAGCACACAGACCGTCTCTACACGACAATAATGAGACAAAAGCACAATTTTATTTGCCACTGAAGGGTGTCTTCAAAGTATATTAAAAATCTACATCACATACAGAAGCCAACACGTTCGCTGCATTTCAGAAATCCCACAGAGGCACTTCTGAAACATTTATCTCTCCTTCTCTGTTCATGGGATTGCCCAAGGCTAATAGACATGCAAGTGTTAATGAGATAACTATGCAGCCAGAGAGTCAGATAAGACATTTCAACTGTGAAATTAGATCTTTGTGGTGTTATGGAGCTGTAAGTATGGTAATTGGAAAACTTAAATTTTTTTGGTCCAAACTAAAAAGAACCTCATTTGGTGAATGGGTGGTCATTTTGatgtttttgttctgtaataTCATGGTAACGTCATAGTAttttataagataagatataagATGTGTAGTATTGCAAACAGATATTTGGGACTTGTTACTCTCTGAAACTTAACTACAGGGAGGTAGtgctattatttttaaatatcttttactactatttttatatgtttttaaatattttgataaTGGTGGTAAACTGTGCTGTCTAACATGCTGGTCCAAAGTCTTCCAGAGTTGTTCAGCTTGGTTTAGAACTAGTGACGTTAAAAGCAATAACATGATTATAAGGTCATCATTTAGAGACCTGTGGATGGGGCCAAAAGACCTGAAGCAtagaaaaaatctaataaattgATCAGTTGATTGATTgaaataattgtattaattgcagacagttctctCTAAAAAGGAACAAGCAGACCCAAAGGATGTCAGCTTTCACCATCTTTGCCCCAGCAATggccctttttaaaaaaaaattactttgaaTTTGGGTAACTGAAACTCTCAGCACTCCTGTACATGACAGAGCATGTTAGACTATTAACTGCTTATTTGTGTCATGTGCTACACCAACATTTATGGTGTATGCTTTTTCTAAGTGTTTTTATAAATTAGTCTCTTAGCAACCAAGATGCATATGAAATCCAAATCCATCTAAATGCAAACAACATTAACAGATCACAATGACCAACGCTGATAGAATTaccttttaaaattattaaaatgggtCACAAAAATGCCTATACCAACCTTTGCcaataaaatcaatcaaaaatgcATGAGCCCATTTGTATTAAATcagtataaataaaatgaacacgGAGGGTGCAGagtctccactgctctacagTCCAgaggtggtgtgctttacaccacttcagCCAATGCTTGGCATTAAGCATAAAGACCATAGACTAATAATGATCCTAGTATCTagtatactgtatgttataattcattcatccactcattgcctgttttaccaccattttatcctggtcagtgtcacggtgggtctgatttattagacaggaaacaccacaggccagtccatcacagggcatatgttataattatgttataatgtataataatatgtGAAGTATGAGACAAAGTACAAGACCTGACAGCCTTTAAACAAGGACACAGGAATCTGGGTCCTATCATGCTGATTTAGTGGCTACATTCATGCAGTGATTAATGAGTTGTGCTTGAGTGCTCTGTGTCAGAGACAGGGAGCTAATATATCGAGTGACTGCCTTTACTCCATCTGCCCCTGGGAAGAATAAGGCTCAGGAGTGTCCTTACTATGCCACACTGGAACACCCAGGATCCATCAGTAATGAGAGATTAACACCCTCGTTTGAGCTacagttttacacacacacacacacacacacacctacacatttaTGTTTGTGAGGGATTACCTTCAATTACTCAGTAATTAATCAAGTTGGTACTAATACGTCTAACACATGGATAATGTTACCACAATTAGTAAGAATGCGGCAAAATTCAATGTTTTCTTTAATGACAGTTCTCTATCCAGCGGCAATCTTTGCCCTCTTTTCCCCCAGTTTGAATATGTTCAGGTAGTTCAGGACAGGTAAGGTAGGGCATCTGAAGTGGGATACAAATTTGTAATTGCCAGCTCTTCACTTGAATTTTAGTAACCACAGCCCCCGGGTTAGAGAAAAGCCAGAATTATTCAAGTATAGCAAATGAATAGTATTTGCATGGGGAATTAGAATCATTAAAGTTAGAAGGGCAAAGGGAGGAGAAGTCCTTCATTGAGGGACATTTGGAGAATTCCACAGACATAGCTAGTGTCTGGCGGCCTGCATTAACCAGTATGTGTCCTCAGCATAAACCATGGAAATACACTAAGAATGAGCATACGGAAAAGAATGAACTTTGCTAAAGTATCTCTTTATAATTATCTTTATTGCTTTACAGTATAAAATATTCATTATCATCATAAAAAGAATGAACAGTACAGGTTCAATAGTCAATTTATGTTTGttaattaaaatacatgttCCAAATCAGTCCTTAATTAAACACATGAAGCAAATTAGATCTTACTTGTAAGAGAAAAAATACCTATTCCTCAA
The Trichomycterus rosablanca isolate fTriRos1 chromosome 12, fTriRos1.hap1, whole genome shotgun sequence genome window above contains:
- the chmp2ba gene encoding charged multivesicular body protein 2Ba, which produces MASLFKKKTVDDIIKDQTKELRGTQRQISRDRAALERQEKQMEMEIKKMAKTGNRDACKILAKQLVELRKQKNRTYAVSSKVTSMSTQTKVMNSQIKMAGAMSTTAKTMQAVNKRMDPKKTLHTMQDFQKENLKMGMSEDMLNDTLDEIFNESGDEEESQDIVNQVLDEIGIEISGKMARAPSAGKSLASTSKNKRATISDEDIERQLKALGMD